One genomic segment of Andreesenia angusta includes these proteins:
- a CDS encoding ABC transporter permease: MKNKQIFLTIFSVLLGLVVGGIALAVSGYNPLEAYGIMIEGVFSRPRYISWTFIRSVPIILTGLSVAFAFRTGLFNIGAEGQYIVGAATAALAGYFLELPAGIHAVVVIIIAMVAAGVWGGIAGLLKSKFGVHEVISTIMLNWIALYLNNYIVFWDKFRRPQSEASQKILETAQISILGGLRTSGNEFIRGIFSTPVNLGIAFAVLAALFVWYTLNKTTLGYELRAVGYNRDASEYGGINVNRSIVISMVISGALAGLGGATQVLGVTKEISVLAAMEGNGFDGIAVALLGNTTPLGSVLAGLLFGGLKYGGPKIQPALGAPSEVIDIMIGSIVFFTAMPNFIKVIAHKLKKKRGEAE, translated from the coding sequence ATGAAGAATAAACAGATTTTCCTGACTATCTTCTCTGTGTTGCTAGGGCTTGTAGTCGGAGGGATAGCGCTTGCAGTTTCAGGGTACAACCCGCTAGAGGCCTACGGGATAATGATAGAGGGTGTTTTCAGCAGGCCTAGGTATATCTCATGGACATTCATAAGGTCTGTGCCTATAATACTGACTGGGCTTTCCGTGGCGTTTGCCTTCAGAACGGGGCTTTTCAACATAGGGGCAGAAGGGCAGTATATAGTGGGAGCCGCTACGGCAGCTCTGGCAGGCTATTTCTTGGAGCTTCCAGCTGGAATACATGCAGTAGTTGTAATCATAATAGCGATGGTTGCAGCGGGAGTTTGGGGTGGAATAGCTGGGCTGCTAAAGTCCAAGTTCGGAGTCCACGAGGTAATATCCACTATAATGCTCAACTGGATAGCGCTATACTTAAACAACTATATAGTCTTCTGGGACAAGTTCAGAAGGCCGCAGAGCGAGGCTTCGCAGAAGATACTGGAGACGGCTCAGATAAGCATATTGGGGGGTCTTAGAACTAGCGGAAACGAGTTTATAAGAGGGATTTTCTCCACACCTGTAAACCTGGGGATAGCCTTTGCTGTATTGGCAGCGCTGTTTGTATGGTATACGCTGAACAAGACCACCCTTGGGTATGAGCTTAGAGCTGTCGGGTACAATAGAGACGCTTCAGAGTACGGCGGAATAAACGTAAATAGAAGCATAGTTATCTCTATGGTTATAAGTGGGGCTCTGGCAGGTCTTGGAGGCGCTACTCAGGTGCTTGGGGTTACAAAGGAGATATCCGTACTTGCAGCTATGGAGGGGAACGGGTTCGACGGTATAGCCGTGGCGCTTCTAGGAAACACCACTCCACTGGGGTCTGTGCTTGCAGGACTGCTCTTCGGAGGACTCAAGTACGGAGGGCCTAAGATTCAGCCTGCGCTTGGAGCACCTTCAGAGGTAATAGACATAATGATAGGATCTATAGTTTTCTTCACTGCGATGCCTAATTTCATAAAGGTAATCGCACACAAGCTAAAGAAAAAGAGAGGTGAAGCAGAATGA
- a CDS encoding ABC transporter ATP-binding protein, which translates to MNNADYSQKVIEMKNITKKFGSFKALDGVNLTLHKGEVHALLGENGAGKTTLMNVLYGLYAANEGEVYVKGEKLTSANPSIAIEKGVGMVHQHFMLVEPFTVVENIMLGTESVKGLGVLDSESAKEKAEEIMEKYGLKVKLDEKVEDISVGMQQRVEIIKALYRGADIIIFDEPTAVLTPQEIEDFIKIVEELTHQGKSIIIITHKLREIKAMADNCTIIRRGKYIDTVKVSEVSEEELAGKMVGREVNFDVEKKEKEAGEVVLKLENLTVKDNRNIEKVRGLSLELRRGEILGIAGVDGNGQSQLIEGMTGLRKIESGKVILNGVDITNRSPKEIIGAGLSNIPEDRQKRGLVMDFKISENMILENYNKEPFSKKGKLNKKAISDFANTLIAKFDVRPANEEAYAKELSGGNQQKVIIAREVTNNPDVLIAAQPTRGLDVGAIEFVHKSLVEQRDQDKAVLLISFELDEVLNVSDRIAVIYDGKIVGIVNPKDTDEKELGYMMAGGGVHDEE; encoded by the coding sequence TTGAACAACGCCGACTACAGCCAGAAAGTAATAGAGATGAAGAATATAACCAAGAAGTTTGGGAGTTTCAAAGCGCTAGACGGAGTAAACCTGACACTTCACAAGGGAGAAGTCCATGCCCTTCTAGGCGAAAATGGAGCTGGGAAGACCACGCTTATGAATGTGCTCTACGGGCTCTACGCCGCAAATGAAGGGGAGGTCTACGTAAAGGGAGAAAAGCTGACTTCAGCCAACCCGAGCATAGCTATAGAGAAAGGTGTGGGAATGGTCCATCAGCACTTCATGCTTGTAGAGCCATTTACAGTTGTAGAGAATATAATGCTTGGGACAGAGAGCGTCAAGGGACTTGGAGTGCTGGACAGCGAGTCTGCCAAGGAAAAGGCAGAAGAGATAATGGAGAAATACGGGCTTAAGGTGAAACTAGACGAGAAAGTTGAAGATATAAGTGTAGGAATGCAGCAGAGAGTGGAAATCATAAAGGCGCTATACAGAGGCGCCGACATAATCATATTTGACGAGCCTACAGCGGTGCTTACACCGCAGGAGATAGAGGACTTTATAAAAATAGTAGAGGAGCTCACGCATCAGGGCAAATCCATAATAATAATCACACACAAGCTAAGAGAGATAAAGGCTATGGCAGATAACTGTACCATCATAAGGAGAGGCAAGTACATAGACACAGTAAAGGTATCTGAAGTGTCGGAAGAAGAGCTTGCTGGAAAGATGGTGGGAAGAGAAGTCAACTTCGACGTCGAAAAGAAAGAAAAAGAGGCTGGAGAAGTCGTGCTAAAGCTGGAAAACTTGACTGTCAAGGACAACAGAAACATAGAAAAGGTAAGGGGTCTTTCGCTAGAGCTGAGGAGAGGTGAAATCCTCGGGATAGCCGGAGTAGATGGAAACGGTCAGAGCCAGCTTATAGAGGGCATGACAGGACTTAGAAAGATAGAGTCTGGCAAGGTGATTTTAAACGGAGTGGATATCACAAACAGATCGCCAAAAGAGATAATCGGAGCTGGGCTTTCCAATATTCCAGAGGACAGGCAAAAGCGTGGACTGGTGATGGACTTCAAGATAAGCGAAAACATGATACTTGAAAACTACAACAAAGAGCCTTTCTCCAAGAAGGGAAAGCTCAACAAGAAGGCCATATCTGATTTTGCCAACACCCTCATAGCGAAGTTCGACGTAAGGCCAGCCAACGAGGAGGCCTACGCCAAGGAGCTTTCAGGTGGAAATCAGCAGAAAGTCATAATAGCAAGGGAAGTCACAAACAACCCTGACGTGCTGATAGCAGCACAGCCAACAAGAGGGTTAGATGTGGGGGCTATAGAGTTTGTGCACAAGTCGCTTGTAGAGCAGAGAGACCAGGACAAGGCTGTACTGCTTATTTCGTTTGAACTAGACGAGGTGTTGAACGTGTCGGACAGGATAGCTGTAATATACGACGGGAAGATAGTGGGGATAGTGAACCCTAAAGATACAGACGAAAAAGAACTAGGCTACATGATGGCAGGAGGAGGTGTTCACGATGAAGAATAA
- a CDS encoding BMP family lipoprotein: MLLKKALALSISGLLALGAVGCSGGGDEGGESGEKSIRVAMVTDVGGVNDQSFNQSAWEGLQKAEKDFGIGASYVESTQDADYVPNLETLLDSNNELIWGIGYKLSEAIKTSAENNPDQKYAIVDYSYGEETPENVVGVVFKAEQPSFLVGYIAASMTETDKVGFVGGIAGDVIDGFEYGYRAGVAYANKELGKNVEVLVQYAEAFDNPAKGKAIANSMYQQGADIVFHASGGTGDGVIEAAKEQNKYAIGVDRDQNYLAPENVITSAMKRVDMGVYNLVEELKDGKFEGGSTKVYGLEEGAVDIAPTSSDNVPKEILDKVDGIKEKIVAGEIEVPLNKETFEAYTETLK, translated from the coding sequence ATGTTACTTAAAAAGGCATTGGCACTATCTATTTCAGGACTGCTTGCGCTTGGGGCTGTAGGGTGCTCCGGCGGAGGAGATGAAGGCGGCGAAAGCGGTGAGAAATCCATAAGAGTTGCTATGGTTACTGACGTAGGAGGAGTGAACGACCAGTCCTTCAACCAATCGGCTTGGGAAGGGCTCCAGAAGGCTGAGAAGGACTTTGGTATAGGGGCTTCTTATGTAGAGTCTACTCAGGACGCAGACTATGTCCCGAATTTAGAGACTCTTCTCGATTCAAACAACGAGCTTATCTGGGGGATAGGATACAAGCTTTCAGAGGCCATAAAGACTTCGGCGGAGAACAATCCTGATCAGAAGTACGCCATAGTCGACTACTCTTATGGTGAGGAGACACCTGAAAACGTAGTTGGAGTTGTGTTCAAGGCAGAGCAGCCGTCTTTCCTAGTTGGATATATAGCTGCTAGCATGACAGAGACAGACAAGGTAGGTTTCGTAGGCGGGATAGCTGGAGACGTAATCGATGGCTTTGAATACGGATATAGAGCAGGCGTGGCTTATGCAAACAAAGAGCTAGGGAAGAATGTGGAAGTGCTGGTTCAATATGCGGAGGCTTTCGACAATCCAGCCAAAGGTAAAGCCATAGCTAACTCAATGTACCAGCAAGGTGCAGACATAGTGTTCCATGCATCAGGAGGAACTGGAGACGGTGTAATAGAGGCGGCTAAAGAGCAGAACAAGTATGCCATAGGTGTGGACAGAGACCAGAACTACCTAGCTCCTGAAAACGTCATAACTTCAGCGATGAAGAGAGTCGACATGGGAGTTTACAATCTCGTAGAAGAGCTTAAAGACGGGAAGTTCGAAGGTGGAAGCACTAAAGTATACGGACTAGAGGAAGGCGCTGTAGACATAGCACCTACTTCATCAGACAATGTGCCTAAAGAGATACTAGATAAAGTAGACGGTATAAAGGAAAAAATAGTAGCTGGAGAAATAGAAGTGCCTCTAAACAAAGAGACATTTGAAGCTTATACAGAGACACTTAAGTAA
- the grdD gene encoding glycine/sarcosine/betaine reductase complex component C subunit alpha codes for MSENVKNMIGKVFSDIADAIETGAFGERVRVGVTLLGSEHGVDNTLKGAELAQKNNPNIEVIAIGPKVDTELTVYEANTEDEQHSVMESLLSSGEISSVVTMHYNFPIGVSTVGRVITPAGGKEMFIATTTGTSSAHRVEGMIRNAVHGIITAKAMGIAKPTVGILNVDGARQVERALNELKENGYGIEFAESMRSDGGCVMRGNDLLTATPDVMVTDSLTGNILMKMFSSYTTGGSIEAMGYGYGPGIGQGYDKTVLIVSRASGATVIANAIQYAGDLVRGKVSKISEAEFDAVQKAKLCDVTAALTKKDSKKPAEEEAEVVAPEAEVVTGSISGVDIMDLEDAVQALWKNGIYAESGMGCTGPIVMVNEAKVEKATEVLSKEGYVQ; via the coding sequence ATGTCAGAAAATGTTAAGAATATGATAGGAAAGGTGTTTAGCGATATAGCAGACGCTATAGAGACTGGAGCATTTGGAGAGAGAGTAAGAGTTGGAGTTACACTTCTAGGAAGTGAGCACGGAGTAGACAATACACTTAAAGGTGCTGAACTGGCTCAGAAAAACAATCCTAATATCGAAGTTATCGCTATAGGACCTAAAGTAGATACAGAACTGACAGTATATGAAGCCAATACTGAAGACGAGCAGCACAGCGTTATGGAGAGCCTTCTTTCAAGCGGAGAGATCTCAAGTGTTGTGACTATGCACTACAACTTCCCTATAGGAGTTTCTACAGTAGGTAGAGTTATAACTCCAGCAGGCGGAAAAGAGATGTTCATAGCTACAACTACAGGTACTTCATCAGCTCACAGAGTTGAGGGTATGATAAGAAATGCTGTTCACGGAATCATAACTGCAAAAGCTATGGGTATAGCTAAGCCTACAGTTGGAATACTGAATGTAGACGGAGCTAGACAGGTAGAAAGAGCACTAAACGAACTTAAAGAAAACGGATATGGAATAGAGTTCGCTGAGTCTATGAGATCAGACGGAGGATGCGTGATGAGAGGAAATGACCTTCTCACTGCTACACCTGACGTAATGGTTACAGACTCGCTTACAGGAAATATCCTTATGAAGATGTTCTCTTCTTACACTACAGGTGGAAGCATAGAGGCTATGGGATACGGATACGGACCTGGAATCGGCCAGGGATACGACAAGACTGTGCTTATAGTTTCAAGAGCTTCAGGAGCTACAGTAATAGCCAACGCTATACAGTATGCTGGAGACCTTGTAAGAGGAAAGGTGAGCAAGATAAGCGAAGCTGAGTTTGATGCTGTTCAAAAGGCTAAACTTTGCGACGTGACTGCTGCCCTTACAAAGAAAGACAGCAAGAAGCCAGCTGAAGAAGAAGCAGAAGTAGTTGCACCTGAGGCGGAAGTAGTTACAGGATCGATTTCAGGAGTAGACATAATGGATCTAGAGGACGCTGTTCAAGCTCTTTGGAAAAATGGAATCTACGCTGAGAGCGGTATGGGATGTACAGGTCCTATCGTAATGGTAAACGAAGCCAAAGTTGAAAAAGCTACAGAAGTTCTTTCTAAAGAAGGATACGTTCAGTAG
- the grdC gene encoding glycine/sarcosine/betaine reductase complex component C subunit beta: MSYPVIKGAGYVLVHTPDMIIHNGTTQTSERIMNPESEYLKAVPNNIRSYEEVVSYPPNQTYIGGITPEELNANYEMPWAGKSVEGAERFAKYGEIMPQAEFIGLMQASDAFDLVKLESAFAAEAKAQLEAHPLVTEYITSKIKEGEELSVIEDLIANHHAEALYHDGKVVGCVKRAHEIDVNLNAHVIFENLVVKASGILSMLNLIAKNNIDATEIEYVIECSEEACGDMNQRGGGNFAKAIAEATGCINATGSDTRGFCAAPTHALIEAAALVKSGVYKNVAIVAGGASAKLGMNGKDHLKKELPILEDVLGGFAVLVSENDGVNPILRTDLVGRHTVATGSSPQAVITSLITAPLDKGNLKITDIDKYSVEMQNPDITKPAGAGDVPAANYKMIAALGVKRGELQKADVATFGSKHGLPGWAPTQGHIPSGVPYIGFCRDAMLNDEIKRAMIVGKGSLFLGRMTNLFDGVSIVIEKNDGKVGADQGVSEEEVKKLVAEAMRDFASHLLGN, translated from the coding sequence ATGTCATACCCAGTTATTAAAGGTGCAGGATATGTACTTGTACATACTCCAGACATGATAATCCACAATGGAACAACTCAAACATCAGAGAGAATAATGAACCCTGAGTCAGAGTATCTAAAAGCAGTGCCAAATAATATACGTTCATACGAGGAAGTAGTTAGCTACCCACCAAACCAGACTTATATAGGGGGTATAACTCCAGAAGAGCTAAACGCCAACTACGAAATGCCTTGGGCTGGAAAGTCAGTTGAAGGTGCTGAGAGATTCGCAAAGTACGGAGAGATAATGCCACAAGCTGAGTTCATAGGACTTATGCAGGCATCTGACGCTTTCGACCTAGTTAAGCTAGAGTCTGCTTTTGCAGCAGAGGCGAAAGCACAGCTAGAGGCTCATCCACTAGTTACAGAATATATAACTTCTAAGATAAAAGAAGGAGAAGAGCTTTCTGTAATAGAAGACCTTATAGCAAACCACCACGCTGAAGCACTTTACCATGATGGCAAAGTAGTTGGATGCGTTAAGAGAGCACACGAGATAGACGTAAACCTAAACGCTCACGTTATATTCGAGAACCTAGTTGTAAAGGCTTCTGGAATACTTTCTATGCTAAACCTTATAGCTAAGAACAACATAGACGCTACTGAAATAGAGTACGTTATAGAGTGTTCAGAGGAAGCTTGTGGAGACATGAACCAGAGAGGTGGAGGAAACTTCGCTAAGGCCATAGCGGAAGCTACTGGATGTATAAACGCTACAGGTTCAGACACAAGAGGATTCTGTGCAGCACCTACACATGCACTTATAGAGGCAGCTGCCCTAGTAAAGTCAGGTGTATACAAGAATGTTGCAATAGTAGCTGGAGGAGCTTCAGCTAAGCTTGGAATGAACGGTAAAGATCACCTTAAGAAAGAACTTCCTATACTAGAGGACGTACTAGGCGGATTCGCTGTACTAGTTAGCGAAAACGACGGAGTAAACCCAATCCTTAGAACTGACCTAGTTGGAAGACATACAGTTGCTACAGGTTCTTCGCCACAGGCAGTTATAACTTCACTTATAACAGCGCCACTTGACAAAGGAAACCTTAAGATAACTGATATAGACAAGTACTCTGTAGAGATGCAGAACCCAGATATAACTAAGCCAGCAGGAGCAGGAGACGTTCCAGCAGCTAACTACAAGATGATAGCAGCTCTTGGAGTTAAGAGAGGCGAGCTTCAAAAAGCTGACGTGGCTACTTTCGGATCTAAGCACGGTCTTCCAGGATGGGCACCTACTCAAGGGCATATACCATCAGGAGTTCCTTACATCGGATTCTGTAGAGACGCTATGCTAAACGACGAAATAAAGAGAGCCATGATAGTTGGAAAGGGAAGTCTGTTCCTAGGACGTATGACTAACCTATTCGACGGAGTTTCTATAGTTATCGAGAAGAACGACGGTAAAGTAGGAGCTGATCAAGGAGTATCAGAAGAAGAAGTGAAAAAACTAGTAGCAGAAGCAATGAGAGATTTTGCATCACATCTATTAGGAAATTAG
- the grdB gene encoding glycine reductase complex selenoprotein B: MSKIKVVQYINQFFAGIGGEEKADIAPEVREEIIGPGLAFTQSLKDEVEIVATVICGDSFFNENIEEAKATILEMVKKYNPDLFIAGPAFNAGRYGVACGAITAAVQKELGIPALTGMYIENPGADMFKKEAYIVSTKNSAAGMRDAVKKMSALALKMVKGEEIGTPAEDNYIPRGIRKNLFAEKRGSERAVDMIVKKLKGEAFETEFPMPDFDRVEPGAAIKDLSKAKIAIVTSGGIVPAGNPDRIESSSASKYGKYDIDGIDDLVEGEFETAHGGHDPVYANQDADRVIPVDVLRNMEKEGKIGSLHRYFYSTTGNGTAVASSKAFAAEIAKELIADGVDAVILTSTUGTCTRCGATMVKEIEKTGIPVVHICTVVPISLTVGANRIVPAIAIPHPLGNPNLTMEEEYELRKKIVEKALEALTTEVDGQTVFED; encoded by the coding sequence ATGAGTAAGATAAAAGTTGTGCAATATATCAACCAGTTCTTCGCAGGTATAGGTGGAGAGGAAAAAGCTGATATAGCTCCTGAGGTCAGAGAAGAAATAATAGGACCAGGACTGGCTTTCACACAAAGCTTAAAAGACGAAGTTGAAATAGTTGCAACTGTAATTTGTGGTGACTCATTTTTTAATGAAAATATAGAAGAAGCTAAGGCTACTATACTAGAGATGGTAAAGAAATACAATCCAGATCTATTCATAGCAGGACCAGCTTTCAATGCAGGTAGATACGGGGTTGCTTGTGGTGCTATCACAGCAGCTGTACAAAAAGAGCTAGGAATCCCAGCGCTTACAGGAATGTATATAGAGAACCCAGGAGCAGACATGTTCAAGAAAGAAGCTTATATAGTTTCTACTAAGAACAGTGCCGCTGGAATGAGAGATGCTGTTAAGAAAATGTCAGCTCTTGCTCTTAAGATGGTAAAGGGTGAAGAAATAGGAACTCCAGCTGAAGACAACTATATCCCTAGAGGAATCAGAAAGAATCTTTTCGCTGAAAAGAGAGGATCTGAGAGAGCTGTAGATATGATTGTCAAGAAACTTAAGGGAGAGGCTTTTGAGACTGAGTTCCCAATGCCAGACTTCGACAGAGTTGAGCCAGGAGCTGCTATAAAAGACCTTTCTAAGGCTAAAATAGCTATAGTTACTTCTGGAGGAATCGTTCCTGCAGGAAACCCTGACAGAATAGAGTCTTCTAGTGCATCTAAGTACGGTAAGTACGACATAGATGGAATAGACGATCTAGTTGAAGGTGAATTCGAAACAGCTCACGGTGGACATGACCCAGTTTATGCCAACCAAGACGCTGACAGAGTTATACCTGTAGACGTTCTAAGAAACATGGAGAAAGAAGGAAAGATAGGATCTCTTCACAGATATTTCTACTCAACAACAGGAAACGGAACTGCTGTTGCAAGTTCTAAAGCTTTCGCAGCTGAAATAGCTAAAGAGCTTATAGCTGATGGAGTAGACGCAGTTATCTTAACTTCTACTTGAGGTACTTGTACACGTTGCGGTGCAACAATGGTAAAAGAAATAGAGAAAACTGGAATACCTGTAGTTCATATCTGTACAGTGGTACCTATATCACTTACAGTTGGAGCTAACAGAATAGTACCAGCTATAGCAATACCTCATCCACTTGGAAATCCTAACTTAACTATGGAAGAAGAGTACGAGTTAAGAAAGAAAATAGTTGAGAAGGCTCTTGAGGCTCTTACAACTGAAGTAGATGGACAAACAGTATTCGAAGACTAA
- the grdA gene encoding glycine/sarcosine/betaine reductase complex selenoprotein A, translated as MGLFDNSKVIIIGDRDGIPGPAVEECLKSTGAEVVFSSTECFVUTAAGSMDLENQQRVKDLTEKHGAENVVVIVGAAEAESAALAAETVTNGDPTFAGPLTGVQLGLRVFHAVEPEFKSEVDEDVYEDQVGMMEMVLEVDEIIEAMKEIREEFTKF; from the coding sequence ATGGGATTATTCGATAACAGTAAAGTAATAATCATAGGCGATAGAGACGGAATCCCAGGACCAGCGGTTGAAGAATGTCTTAAATCAACTGGTGCTGAAGTAGTATTCTCGTCAACAGAATGTTTTGTCTGAACGGCTGCAGGATCAATGGACTTAGAAAACCAACAGAGGGTAAAAGATTTAACTGAGAAGCACGGTGCTGAAAACGTAGTAGTTATAGTAGGAGCTGCAGAAGCAGAATCTGCTGCACTAGCTGCTGAAACAGTTACAAACGGAGACCCAACTTTCGCAGGTCCATTAACAGGAGTTCAGTTAGGACTCAGAGTATTCCACGCAGTAGAGCCAGAATTCAAGTCAGAAGTAGACGAAGACGTTTACGAAGACCAAGTAGGAATGATGGAGATGGTACTAGAAGTAGACGAAATAATCGAAGCAATGAAAGAAATAAGAGAAGAGTTCACAAAGTTCTAA
- a CDS encoding glycine/sarcosine/betaine reductase component B subunit, whose protein sequence is MRLEIGNIFIKDVQFGAETKVENGVLYVNKEELIAEVSGDENLASVDVDLARPGESVRITPVKDVIEPRTKVEGPGGLFPGVLSKVETVGSGRTHVLKGAAVVTTGKVVAFQEGIIDMTGPGADYTPFSKTNNVVLIMEPVEGLKQHEHEKALRMAGLKAAAYLGKAGKEVAADEVNSFETLPILESVAKYPELPKVAYVQMLQTQGLMHDTYVYGVDAKQIIPTIINPTEIMDGAIISGNCVSACDKNTTYHHLNNPVIQDMFAKHGKEINFVGMIITNENVYLADKERSSNWTARLTEYLGLDGAIVSQEGFGNPDTDLIMNCKKIEQKGVKTVIITDEYAGRDGASQSLADADPLANAVVTGGNANEVIELPKLDRVIGYLDPVDIIAGGFDGSLKADGSITVELQAITGATNEMGFNKLTARGF, encoded by the coding sequence ATGCGCCTAGAAATAGGTAATATCTTTATAAAAGATGTACAGTTTGGTGCAGAAACTAAAGTAGAAAATGGAGTTCTTTACGTTAACAAGGAAGAGCTTATAGCTGAGGTGTCTGGCGATGAAAACCTAGCTAGCGTAGACGTAGATCTAGCTAGACCAGGAGAGAGCGTTAGAATAACTCCAGTTAAGGACGTAATAGAGCCAAGAACTAAGGTTGAAGGACCAGGAGGACTGTTCCCAGGAGTTCTATCTAAGGTAGAAACTGTTGGATCAGGAAGAACGCATGTATTAAAAGGTGCTGCAGTGGTTACTACAGGAAAGGTTGTAGCTTTCCAAGAGGGTATAATAGACATGACAGGACCAGGAGCTGATTACACTCCATTTTCAAAGACAAACAACGTTGTCTTAATAATGGAGCCAGTTGAAGGATTGAAGCAACATGAGCATGAGAAGGCCCTAAGAATGGCTGGACTTAAGGCAGCTGCTTACCTAGGAAAAGCTGGTAAAGAGGTTGCTGCAGATGAGGTTAACTCATTCGAGACTCTACCAATACTAGAGAGCGTTGCTAAGTACCCAGAACTACCTAAGGTAGCTTATGTACAAATGCTTCAGACTCAAGGTCTAATGCATGACACTTATGTTTACGGAGTAGATGCTAAGCAGATAATACCGACTATAATAAACCCAACTGAGATAATGGATGGAGCTATAATAAGCGGTAACTGTGTTTCTGCATGTGACAAAAACACAACTTATCATCACCTAAACAACCCAGTTATACAAGACATGTTTGCTAAGCATGGTAAAGAGATCAACTTCGTTGGAATGATAATAACTAACGAGAACGTATACCTTGCTGACAAAGAGAGATCTTCAAACTGGACAGCTAGACTTACTGAGTATCTTGGACTAGACGGAGCTATCGTTTCTCAAGAGGGATTCGGAAATCCAGATACAGACCTTATAATGAACTGCAAGAAGATAGAGCAAAAGGGTGTTAAGACAGTTATAATAACTGACGAGTACGCTGGAAGAGACGGAGCTTCTCAATCACTAGCTGACGCTGACCCACTTGCAAATGCAGTTGTTACTGGTGGAAATGCAAACGAAGTTATAGAGCTTCCTAAGCTAGACAGAGTAATAGGATACCTAGATCCAGTAGACATAATAGCTGGTGGATTCGACGGAAGTCTTAAGGCTGACGGAAGTATAACAGTTGAGCTTCAAGCTATAACAGGAGCTACAAATGAGATGGGCTTCAACAAGTTAACAGCTAGAGGATTCTAA
- the trxB gene encoding thioredoxin-disulfide reductase yields the protein MDKIYDVVIIGAGPAGLSAGLYASRAKLDTLVIEKERPGGLITGTEDVANYPGSIKEASGMTLTERMLEQALEFGSELTTDNITDVDFDSDIKVLRGEKGEYKARAVIVATGAYPRLIGCPGEVEFTGRGVSYCATCDGDFFTGLEVYVVGGGDAAVEEAIHLTKFARKVTIIHRRDSLRAAKSIQDKAFKNPKIDFVWNSEVVEIKGEGVVNAMVIRNIETGEETEISASEEDMTFGIFVFVGYIPNTELFKGKLEMDRDYIVADSGMKTSADGVYVAGDCRVTPLRQVITAAADGAIAAVQADKYIESKFNS from the coding sequence ATGGATAAAATATATGATGTAGTAATTATTGGGGCGGGGCCGGCAGGGCTTTCAGCAGGGCTTTACGCTTCAAGAGCAAAACTGGATACGCTGGTCATAGAGAAGGAAAGACCAGGGGGCCTGATAACAGGCACTGAAGATGTGGCAAACTACCCAGGATCTATAAAGGAAGCCTCAGGGATGACTCTCACAGAGAGGATGCTGGAGCAGGCCTTGGAGTTTGGGTCGGAGCTGACTACAGACAACATAACAGATGTGGACTTTGATTCAGACATAAAAGTTCTGAGGGGAGAAAAAGGTGAGTACAAGGCTAGAGCAGTTATAGTCGCTACCGGAGCTTACCCTAGGCTTATAGGATGTCCTGGAGAAGTGGAGTTCACAGGGAGAGGCGTTTCCTACTGCGCAACTTGCGATGGAGATTTCTTCACTGGACTGGAAGTATATGTAGTGGGCGGCGGGGATGCCGCGGTGGAAGAGGCGATACATCTGACTAAGTTTGCTAGAAAAGTAACGATAATTCACAGGAGAGACAGCTTAAGAGCAGCTAAGTCGATCCAGGACAAGGCTTTCAAAAATCCTAAGATAGACTTCGTATGGAATTCAGAGGTCGTTGAAATCAAGGGTGAAGGTGTAGTGAATGCCATGGTCATAAGGAATATCGAGACAGGTGAAGAGACAGAGATATCGGCTTCAGAAGAGGACATGACTTTTGGAATATTCGTATTCGTAGGATATATCCCAAATACAGAACTCTTCAAAGGAAAGCTTGAGATGGACAGAGACTATATAGTCGCAGATTCCGGAATGAAGACAAGTGCAGATGGAGTCTATGTGGCTGGAGACTGTAGAGTTACACCGCTGAGGCAGGTCATAACGGCCGCCGCAGATGGAGCGATAGCCGCAGTTCAGGCGGACAAGTATATAGAGTCAAAGTTCAACTCATAG